The sequence below is a genomic window from Streptomyces sp. B21-105.
GGAAGCACGCGTGCGGACCGGAGGGGACCGGTCCGTGTCCACACATCGCCCCACCGACGTGGGGTTTCCGAGGGGGATTTGAGTAGGCATGGCCAATTTCTCGAAGTCGAACGTGCCGCAGTTCTCGGTGGACGTCTACCAGAACGAGTACCTGCCGGAGGGCGGCCGCGAGGTCAACGCGATCGTCACGGTGACCGCCACCGGCGGCGGCACGGTGGGCAGCGCAGCAGCCGCGCCGCACCTGTACTCGCCGAGCCAGGGCCCGTCCGCCGCGGTGGCGATCATGGTGGACTGCTCCGGCTCGATGGACTACCCGCCGACCAAGATGCGCAACGCCCGCGACGCCACCGCCGCCGCCGTCGACACCCTGCGCGACGGGGTGCACTTCTCGGTGATCGACGGCACGCACGTCGCCAGGGAGGTCTACCCCGGCGGAGGCCGCCTCGCGGTCGCCGACGCGACCACCCGCGCCCAGGCCAAGCAGGCGCTGCGCCGGCTGAGCGCGGGCGGCGGCACCGCGATCGGCACCTGGCTGCGGCTGGCCGACCGGCTGCTGTCCACGGCGGACGTCGCCATCCGGCACGGCATCCTGCTCACCGACGGCCGCAACGAGCACGAGTCGCCGCAGGACCTCAAGGCCGCCCTCGACGACTGCGCCGGACGTTTCACCTGTGACGCACGTGGCGTGGGCACCGACTGGGAAGTGAAAGAAGTCACAGGGATCGCGTCCGCCCTGCTCGGCACCGCCGACATCGTCGCCGACCCGGCCGGCCTCGCCGCCGACTTCACGCAGATGATGGAGGCGGCGATGGGCAAGGAGGTCGCGGACGTCGCGCTGCGCCTGTGGACCCCGGTCGGCACCGTCGTCAAGTTCGTCAAGCAGGTCGCTCCGACGGTCGAGGAACTGACCGGGCGCCGTGCGGAGGCGGGGCCGCGCGCTGGCGACTACCCCACCGGTTCCTGGGGCGACGAGTCCCGTGACTACCACGTGTGCGTCGAGGTCCCGGCGGCGAACGTCGGCCAGGAGATGCTCGCCGCACGGGTCTCGCTGGTGATCCCGGAGGCCGCGGGGAGCGTCCGGAACCTGGGTGCGCAGGGGCTGGTGAAGGCCGTCTGGACCGACGACATGGCCGCTTCCACGTCGATCAACCCTCAGGTCGCCCACTACACCGGCCAGGCCGAACTGGCACAGGTCATCCAACAGGGGCTCGATCTCCGCAAAGCGGGCGATATGGATGGAGCAACGGCCAAACTGGGCCGCGCGGTCCAGCTCGCCAGCGTCTCGGGGAACGCGGATACTGCGAAACTGCTTGCGAAGGTGGTGGACGTGGTCGATGCCACGACGGGTACTGTGCGACTGAAGGCCAAGGTCGCGGACGCCGACGAGATGACGCTCGAGACCCGGTCCACAAAGACTGTTCGTGTAAAGAAGTGACCTGAACGATCTTCTGGGACACCGAAGGCTTCTGGGACACCGAAGGAGAGAGGGGGACGCGCCGACATGCCGACCTGCCCGAACGGACACCAGTCGGGTTCCGACGACTGGTGCGAGGTCTGCGGTCACCGCATGGCCGGTGCCGTGCCTCCGCCCCCGCCCCCGCCGCCCCCCACCGCGGGCGGCGGCTACGGCTTCCCGCCGCCCCCGCCCGGCCAGGGCGGCGGCCGGCCCGACGGACGTCGCCTGCCCTCGGCGCCCGGCCACGAACCCGAGCTCTGCCCGCAGTGCCGCACGCCCCGCGAGGGCGGCGCGCCGTTCTGCGAGGAGTGCCGGTGGAACTTCCTCACCAACACCGCGACCTCGTACACCCCGGCTGCTCCCCCGCGCACGCCGGGCCCCGGCCCGGGCGGTCCTGGTGGCCCCGGTCAGATGGGTCCCGGCGGGCAGGGTCCGGGGGCGCCGGGCCCGGGCGGGCCGGGGTCCGACGGGCGGTTCCAGCCACCGCCGCCGTCCTACGGGGGCAGTGATTCCTTCGAGTACCAGGGTTCCCGCCCGTCGCAGGTGAACCGTCCCGCGGAACCGATTCCGCAGGGCCCGCCGTTCGGCGGCGAGCAGCCGGGACGGCAGGGCGGTCCCGGCGGCGTGGGCGGCCCCGCGGGACAGGCCGGCGCACCCTCGCCGTTCGGACGTGAGCCGGGCGGCCCCGGTGCACCGGGCAGGCCCGGTGGCGCACCCGGTCCCGCCGGCGGCCCCCCGGCGGGCGCCTTCGGCGGTCCCCCCACCGCTCCTGGCGGCGACCCCTTCGGCCGTGGGCCCTCCGGCCCCGGTGCCGGACCCGGCCCCGGCGGCCGTCCGTCCGGCGATCCCTTCGGGCAGCCGCCGGGCCCGCCCTCGGACCCCTACCGGCGCGAACAGGGCGGCCAGTCCGCCGATCCCTTCGGACGTGAGCCGTCCGGCCCGTCCGGCGACCCCTTCGGACGTGAGCCCTCCGGACCCGGCGGCCGTCCCCCCGGCCCGGCCCGTCCCGGTGAGGGCGGCCCCTCGGGCTTCGGCGGCGAGCCCTCGCGGCCGGGCCCGCCCGGACCGACGACCACGGCAGGTCCCGGCTTCCCGGGCCAGGGCGGCCCCGGAGGTCACGGCGGCCAGGGCGGTCCCGGTGGCCCCGGTGGCCCCGGAGTCGCGCAGGCCTACCAGCCGTCCGGCCCGCCGTCCCCGCCCGGCTACCCGCAGGAGACCGGCCGGCAGCAGCCCGGCGGCCTGCCCTTCGGCGGGGGTGACGACGACTGGGTGATCTCCCCGCCGTCGCACACGGGCCCCGGCCAGGGGGACCCCAGGAGTCAGGGCGCGCCCCGGGGCGGCGGTGGCTACGGCTACCCGCAGACGGGGGCCGCACAGGCCCCGCCCCCGCCCGACCAGGGGTTCCAGCAGCAGCCGACGACCTGGACGGCGACCATCGGTCCGGACCGCTCGTACTTCATGGCGATGATGCACCGCTCGGGTCCCGAGGCCGCGGGCCTGAACCTGCCCGCGTACTCGCCCGAGCAGCAGCGCACGCTCACCGGCAACCAGATCACCATCGGCCGCCGCCGCCATTCCACGGGCGAGACCCCCGACATAGACCTGTCGGTGCCGCCGGAGGACCCGGGCGTCTCACACCAGCACGCGGTGCTGGTGCAGCAGCCCGACGGCAGTTGGGCCGTCGTCGACCAGAATTCGACGAACGGCACGACGGTCAACGGCTCGGAGGAGCCGATCCAGCCGTTCGTCCCGGTGCCGTTGCAGGACGGCGACCAGGTCCATGTGGGCGCCTGGACGACGATCACCGTCCGCCGCGGCTGACCCGCCGCCCCGCCTCCTCGGGCCGCTCTCCCGGCCGGGAGAGCGGGTCACGGGTCACAGCTCGATCAGATCGGGGCCCGACGATCCCGGCAGGGGCCATGCGTACGGCCCCTCCGGATCGTCGAGCCACGCCCACGCGTGTCCGCCGCCGATCGTGATGCCGTAGCGCTCCCGTCCCGGCATGCCCTCGCGCTCCCACAACGAGCACGCCTCCTGCGGGTCGAGGGCCTCCCGGGTCAGGGACAGCAGGAAGCGGAACCGGTCGCTCTCCCTGGCCCGGCCGGGCACCCCCGCGGGGGTCACCGGCTCCGGGTCGGGCCGGTCCGACCCGCGCAGCGGCACGAAGTAGGCCGGGGTGTGCAGGAACCGCCCTTCCGCGTGTCCGGCGTCCCGGACCGTCAGCGCGATCAGCCCGGTGGCGAGCGGCGCGAGGATCAGGGCCCCGGGGGCGCACTGGGCGAGCCAGGCGCGCGGGATCGACGCCAGCGTGCAGGTCGCGATGATCCGGTCGAAGGGGGCACGTTCGGGAACCCCTCGCGCCCCGTCCCCGGTGACGACGGCGGGCCGGTACCCGGCGGCCGCGAGATGCCGGCGAGCGGACTCGGTGATCTCCGGATCCAGATCCACGGTGGTGACGTTCTCCTCGCCGAGCCGGTACGACAGCAGCGCCGCGTTGTATCCCGTGCCCGCGCCGATCTCCAGGACCCGGTCGCCGTCCTCGACCCGCAGCTCGGCCAGCATCAGCGCCATCAGCGACGGCTGGCTGCTGGACGAGAGCAGCACGCCGTCGCGCAGCCGGGTGGCGAGCGGGGTGTCCTCGTACGCGCCCCGCAGCCAGCGCTCCCTGACGCGCCGGTCGGGACTCTCGCCCCAGCGTCGCTCGTAGCCGCCGGGGCCGGCGACGTAGTAGTACGGCACGAAGAGGTGGCGCGGCACCGTCGCGAAGGCCTCCCGCCATCGCGGGTCGGCGGCGAACGATCCGCTCGCCTCGATCTCCCGCACCAGCAGGGCCCGCGCGGAGGCGGCGAGGCCGGCCGCACCGGCGGGTTCGAGATCGTGGACACCCATGACTCCACTGTGCGGTGCGCGGCCCCCCGAAGCGAGCATCCGGGAAGGGCGGGTCCTTGGGCAGGTCCTAAGCCTCGAGTCCTCCGTCGCGGCGTCTGAGACCATGGGAGGCGTGACAGAGATTCGGCGCGGCACGCTGCAGGAGCAGACCTTCTACGAGCAGGTCGGCGGGGAGGAGACCTTCCGCCGGCTGGTCCACCGCTTCTACCAGGGTGTCGCCGAGGACCCACTGCTGCGGCCCATGTACCCGGAGGAGGACCTGGGCCCGGCCGAGGAGCGCTTCACTCTGTTCCTCATGCAGTACTGGGGCGGCCCGACGACCTACAGCGATCAGCGCGGTCACCCGCGGCTGCGCATGCGGCACGCCCCCTTCGCCGTGGACCGGGCGGCGCACGACGCGTGGCTGGCGCACATGCGGGTCGCGGTGGACGAACTCGGCCTGTCGCAGGAGCACGAGCACACGCTGTGGAAGTACCTGACGTACGCGGCGGCGTCGATGGTGAACACCCCGGACTAGACCCCCGACATGCCGCACGGGACGTCAGGGCCAGACACGTCAGGGCCAGGCACGCCGACGGCGTCGGACGACGTCAGCGCGCGACGGTGTCGGACGACCAGGCAAGGTGTGGGAGACGTCACGCGCAACGTGTCGGACGACGACGTCAGCGCACGCTGACGTCGAGCGCTCCGAGCCGTCCCGCGCGCCGTACCGCGATGGACCCGTACGGGGTCCGCAGCCGCAGCCACCCGCCGAGTGAGAGCAGCGTCAGGTCCCCGGGGCCGGCCGCGGGCCGGAGGAAGCCGAGCGACTGGGCCGCGTGCACGGCCCGCACGGGAAGTCCGGTGTCCCCGATGGTCCGGGACCAGATCTCCCGTCCGATCCGGTCGAGTTCGGCCCGGGTCCGCAGTTCGGCCGCCAACTCCTCGGTGCGGGACCGGAATTCGGCGACGACCGCACCGACCGCCGCCCGCAGCGCGTCCGGCGCGGGCAGGCCCGCCTCGGGCCGCCACCCGCCGCGCGGCGGCAGCACGCCGGCCCACGGCGGCCCGGTGACCGCGGCGGGGACGCCGACCGTGGCGGCGCTCTCGGCCACCGCCTCCAGCAGCTGCCCCGCCGACACCGTCACGTCCAGCGTGACGTCGAGGCCGTCCTCGTACGGCTTGGCGAGCCGGACCGCGCGGATCGCGAGCACCTCGAAGGACGGCGGCCGTCCGAAGACGGCGAGCGCGGTGCCCGCCGCCTGCAGCCGCACCGCGGCTCCGCGGTCGTAGTGGAGCAGCCGGGAGAGGAAGGCCGCGAGGTCCGCGGCCTCCCCCTCGTCGGCGAGGTGGAGCACCGTCATGCGGCGACGGCCTTCTCGGCGTCGTCGTCCTGGTACTCCTCGAGGAAGAGGCGTTCCTCGGCGGTGATCCGGCGCGGCCGTTGCGTCGCGAAGTCGAACGGCACGATGACGGTGGAGGCCCGCACGTACACGTCGTCGCCGTCCTTCACCTCGTAGGAGATGGTGAAGGACGCCGCCCGTATGTCGGTGACCCACAGCTCGATGTCCACGGGCGTGTGCCGGTGGACGAGCTGCCGCTTGTAGTCGATCTCGTGGCGCGCCACCACGGACCCCTGCTGGAAGTCCTTCTCCGGACGAAACAGGAAGTCGATACGGGCTTCCTCCAGATAGCGGAGGAAGACCACGTTGTTGACGTGGCCGTACGCGTCCATGTCCGCCCAGCGCAGCGGGCAGCGGTAAGTGTGCCGCAAGATCGATCAGTCCCGGGTCAGCTTCTTGTAGGTGGCACGGTGCGGACGCGCGGCGTCCGCGCCCAGCCGCTCGATCTTGTTCTTCTCGTACGACTCGAAGTTGCC
It includes:
- a CDS encoding vWA domain-containing protein, with the protein product MANFSKSNVPQFSVDVYQNEYLPEGGREVNAIVTVTATGGGTVGSAAAAPHLYSPSQGPSAAVAIMVDCSGSMDYPPTKMRNARDATAAAVDTLRDGVHFSVIDGTHVAREVYPGGGRLAVADATTRAQAKQALRRLSAGGGTAIGTWLRLADRLLSTADVAIRHGILLTDGRNEHESPQDLKAALDDCAGRFTCDARGVGTDWEVKEVTGIASALLGTADIVADPAGLAADFTQMMEAAMGKEVADVALRLWTPVGTVVKFVKQVAPTVEELTGRRAEAGPRAGDYPTGSWGDESRDYHVCVEVPAANVGQEMLAARVSLVIPEAAGSVRNLGAQGLVKAVWTDDMAASTSINPQVAHYTGQAELAQVIQQGLDLRKAGDMDGATAKLGRAVQLASVSGNADTAKLLAKVVDVVDATTGTVRLKAKVADADEMTLETRSTKTVRVKK
- a CDS encoding FHA domain-containing protein, giving the protein MPTCPNGHQSGSDDWCEVCGHRMAGAVPPPPPPPPPTAGGGYGFPPPPPGQGGGRPDGRRLPSAPGHEPELCPQCRTPREGGAPFCEECRWNFLTNTATSYTPAAPPRTPGPGPGGPGGPGQMGPGGQGPGAPGPGGPGSDGRFQPPPPSYGGSDSFEYQGSRPSQVNRPAEPIPQGPPFGGEQPGRQGGPGGVGGPAGQAGAPSPFGREPGGPGAPGRPGGAPGPAGGPPAGAFGGPPTAPGGDPFGRGPSGPGAGPGPGGRPSGDPFGQPPGPPSDPYRREQGGQSADPFGREPSGPSGDPFGREPSGPGGRPPGPARPGEGGPSGFGGEPSRPGPPGPTTTAGPGFPGQGGPGGHGGQGGPGGPGGPGVAQAYQPSGPPSPPGYPQETGRQQPGGLPFGGGDDDWVISPPSHTGPGQGDPRSQGAPRGGGGYGYPQTGAAQAPPPPDQGFQQQPTTWTATIGPDRSYFMAMMHRSGPEAAGLNLPAYSPEQQRTLTGNQITIGRRRHSTGETPDIDLSVPPEDPGVSHQHAVLVQQPDGSWAVVDQNSTNGTTVNGSEEPIQPFVPVPLQDGDQVHVGAWTTITVRRG
- a CDS encoding methyltransferase domain-containing protein, encoding MGVHDLEPAGAAGLAASARALLVREIEASGSFAADPRWREAFATVPRHLFVPYYYVAGPGGYERRWGESPDRRVRERWLRGAYEDTPLATRLRDGVLLSSSSQPSLMALMLAELRVEDGDRVLEIGAGTGYNAALLSYRLGEENVTTVDLDPEITESARRHLAAAGYRPAVVTGDGARGVPERAPFDRIIATCTLASIPRAWLAQCAPGALILAPLATGLIALTVRDAGHAEGRFLHTPAYFVPLRGSDRPDPEPVTPAGVPGRARESDRFRFLLSLTREALDPQEACSLWEREGMPGRERYGITIGGGHAWAWLDDPEGPYAWPLPGSSGPDLIEL
- a CDS encoding globin; protein product: MGGVTEIRRGTLQEQTFYEQVGGEETFRRLVHRFYQGVAEDPLLRPMYPEEDLGPAEERFTLFLMQYWGGPTTYSDQRGHPRLRMRHAPFAVDRAAHDAWLAHMRVAVDELGLSQEHEHTLWKYLTYAAASMVNTPD
- a CDS encoding acyl-CoA thioesterase; the encoded protein is MRHTYRCPLRWADMDAYGHVNNVVFLRYLEEARIDFLFRPEKDFQQGSVVARHEIDYKRQLVHRHTPVDIELWVTDIRAASFTISYEVKDGDDVYVRASTVIVPFDFATQRPRRITAEERLFLEEYQDDDAEKAVAA